The Glycine soja cultivar W05 chromosome 6, ASM419377v2, whole genome shotgun sequence genome has a window encoding:
- the LOC114415190 gene encoding 50S ribosomal protein 6, chloroplastic, with product MSLVSSMFGCGVVMAASQAMGIGRRSDGGLTIVCSSRPQKKATAHHMKTRPRKTQAWDRNRKPTVYDPLPPLPPDWTLVIPADASSAPVTPPPPTPSA from the coding sequence ATGTCGTTGGTTTCAAGCATGTTCGGGTGTGGAGTGGTGATGGCGGCGTCGCAAGCAATgggaattggaaggagaagCGATGGTGGATTGACGATAGTGTGTTCGTCTAGGCCGCAGAAGAAAGCGACGGCGCATCACATGAAGACTCGGCCTCGGAAGACGCAGGCATGGGATAGAAACCGCAAGCCCACCGTCTACGATCCACTCCCTCCTCTTCCTCCTGATTGGACCCTCGTTATTCCCGCTGACGCTTCTTCTGCTCCCGTTACGCCTCCGCCTCCAACTCCCTCTGCCTAG